Proteins from one Ahaetulla prasina isolate Xishuangbanna chromosome 2, ASM2864084v1, whole genome shotgun sequence genomic window:
- the PSMD12 gene encoding 26S proteasome non-ATPase regulatory subunit 12, with product MADGGAERADGRIVKMEVDYSATVDQRLPECEQMARDGRLQEAIETLLSLEKQTRTASDMVSTSRILVAVVKMCYDAKDWNALNENIFLLSKRRSQLKQAVAKMVQQCCTYVEEITDLPTKLQLIDTLRTVTEGKIYVEIERARLTNTLAKIKEQNGDVKEAASILQELQVETYGSMEKKERVEFILEQMRLCLAVKDYIRTQIISKKINTKFFQEENTEKLKLKYYNLMIQLDQHEGSYLSICKHYRAIYDTPCIQAEGEKWQQALKSVVLYVILSPYDNEQSDLVHRISSDKKLEDIPKYKDLLKLFTTMELMRWTTLVEDYGKELREGSLESPATDVFGYTEEGEKRWKDLKNRVVEHNIRIMAKYYTRITMKRMAQLLDLSVDESEEFLSNLVVNKTIFAKVDRLAGIINFQRPKDPNNLLNDWSHKLNSLMALVNKTTHLIAKEEMIHNLQ from the exons ATGGCGGACGGGGGCGCGGAGCGGGCCGATGGCCGCATCGTGAAAATGGAGGTGGATTACAGCGCCACGGTAGACCAGCGCCTGCCCGAGTGCGAGCAGATGGCCCGG GATGGAAGGCTTCAGGAAGCAATCGAAACATTGCTGTCACTGGAAAAACAGACTCGAACC GCTTCTGATATGGTTTCCACATCTCGCATTTTGGTTGCTGTAGTAAAAATGTGTTATGATGCTAAAGACTGGAATGCTCTTAATGAAAACATCTTCCTTCTTTCGAAAAGGAGGAGTCAGTTAAAACAG GCAGTTGCTAAAATGGTCCAACAGTGCTGTACATACGTTGAAGAGATTACAGATTTGCCAACAAAATTGCAGTTGATTGACACATTACGTACAGTGACGGAAGGAAAG ATATACGTTGAAATTGAGAGGGCTCGGCTGACAAATACACTggcaaaaataaaagaacaaaatggTGATGTAAAAGAAGCAGCCTCAATTTTGCAGGAACTTCAG GTGGAGACCTATGGATCGATGGAAAAGAAGGAACGTGTGGAGTTCATCTTGGAACAGATGAGGCTTTGTCTGGCTGTAAAGGACTACATTCGAACTCAAATTATAAGCAAAAAAATTAACACCAAATttttccaggaagaaaacactgaa AAACTAAAATTGAAATACTACAATTTAATGATTCAGTTGGATCAGCATGAAGGTTCTTATCTTTCCATTTGTAAACACTACAGAGCTATTTATGATACACCCTGCATCCAGGCTGAAGGTGAAAAATGGCAACAG GCGCTGAAGAGTGTTGTCTTGTATGTCATCCTATCCCCTTATGATAATGAACAGTCTGATTTGGTGCACAGAATAAGCAGTGATAAAAAACTAGAAGACATCCCCAAATATAA agatCTTTTAAAATTGTTTACTACTATGGAATTGATGCGCTGGACTACCCTTGTGGAGGATTATGGGAAAGAATTGAGGGAAGGATCCCTCGAAAGTCCTGCAACAGATGTGTTTGGCTACACAGAGGAAGGTgaaaaaagatggaaagatttaaaaaacagAGTAGTGGAACAT aatatTAGAATAATGGCAAAATATTATACCAGAATTACTATGAAGAGAATGGCACAACTTTTGGATTTATCAGTTGAC GAATCTGAAGAATTTTTGTCCAACTTAGTGGTGAATAAGACCATCTTTGCAAAAGTTGATAGGCTGGCAGGAATTATCAACTTTCAGAGACCCAAGGACCCAAATAACTTACTCAATGACTGGTCTCACAAGCTCAATTCACTGATGGCTCTAGTTAACAAAACTACACACCTCATTGCCAAAGAGGAGATGATACATAACTTGCAATAA